Within the Cataglyphis hispanica isolate Lineage 1 chromosome 25, ULB_Chis1_1.0, whole genome shotgun sequence genome, the region AAACATACCTGCAAATGAGCAGCCAATTAGCGCAAAGGCGACGGCAATTAATCTCAGAATTGAGCTTGATATATTCGATTAAACAAGTAtagtaatttctaaataaataaataaaaaatattagaatttatatcgaacggctaacattttttttttatttcataggaTAGTATTGGAAAATTCAGAATAAACGATGTTTATTTGCCTGACAGCGAAGAATTAGAGTTATCGAATGATACACAAGTAGCTGTTGCATTAGGCTTCGTCGCGCACACAACGCAGATGATTGCAAATTTTCTGAATGTACCGACCAGATATCCTATCATTCATTATGGCTCGCGCAGTAAAGTTATAGATCACATTACAGAAAGTTTACCCGATAACGACAGACAGTAagcatattttgaaattatctgtatagtataataaaaatttatattatattatatatatcgctcatatatatttttagatttccaCTGTTCGCTCGCAGTAAGGACAAGTTGCAATTTCATTATGCTGTATAtctgttgaataaaaatatcgcacaACTTCGATGGTATTGTGGCCTTCCTACCACTGATTTAAGAGCGACACTACCAAATCTCGCTACACTGATTAACATAAAACCCAATCAGATGCAGTAtgtattttatagtattattgAGCACatattgtcttatatttttttttaattgttttttgccatattttttaaatgttatttcgtGTATAGCTTGGACCATTCGAAACGGACATTTTCTACCTCATCTTTGGACACTGAAGGTGGTAATGGTAAACAAAATCCACCTCTCACACCACcactacaaaaaataatttttgagaaatgtcaTCGTTCATCTCGGTCGATGAGTCAATTGAAGAATATCAAATCGTCGCTTGGATCCTCTTTGGATCAGGGTCTGGACAAACCTGTGCAATCATCTACCTTGGATAACCAATCAAAGCGTATTTGTAAATCAGAAGAGAGTGCCATTGATAATAAAGCCTTGGTACTAGCTAAAGACAGGTCAAGTAATAGCAGTAATGAGACGTTAAACAGTgccattttgaataatatcgataatataactcttaaagataaaaataattttgtcgagATTAgcaataagattattattgagaataatattgaaatcatGATACCTACGTCGGTTTCTAAAGCGAGAAATGTCGCGGATAGCTTGGAAAGTTCCGCAAGTGCTCGAGACAGAAGTTCCAATTCTATAAGTAGCTGTGAAATGGCTCTCAGTAGTAGTCAAAATGATGTGGATGATAATTGTAATGATAGTCATGCAAGAAAAGAGCGAACCGACGATAATGTGTTCTCAATTGATGATAGTTTGAGAAATGTCAAAGATGCGGTAGATAGTGTGTTAAGGAACGGTGaacataaagaatataattccaAAAACGATGTTTCACAAAATTATGACACAAGTAGTAGTACAATTATGAGCGAGCAAAATAGTATTCAGAACTCGCTTATGGAAACTGCCATTTATAGTAGAGAAGGTTTTGCCAAATCGTGCTTATCTTTGGATAACATGTGTACTTATGAACAATCGGAACAAAAGCAGAGAACAAATTCCATTTGCAGTTATCcagaagaatatataagaaatgctGCAATACAACAAAAGCATAGCTTTGATTCAACGTAAGTAGATATAATCTACTTATAttttgttgtgtgtgtgtgtgtgtgtgtgtgtgtgtgtgtgtgtgtgtgtgtgtataaattaataattttttatatgttcatATACATAATGATTTCTTTTAGAGAGGATAGATCGAGTTATCCTCATGTTGAGAAATGGCCTCAGAACAATGTAAAAACCGAACTAATGGTAAACTTTGATCAATGCCTtctcacatttttaataatgttaaagtaTTTAAGTCATAGTATCTATTTCATATCTCTAGGTGGACAcgaaatcgattttaaatacGTCAAAATCAGACTGCTATTCCTACGATGAAGTAAAACCATGTGATATTCAAGCGTCGAGTGAGTATATAGATATCATTAGGCGTAGTTCGGAAAACGTGTGTGCGCGCACTGAAGCTTTAGCTAACAAGAAAACTAGTTTCAAAGTTATGAAACCGCGTCTTTAATATCTTTGCCTACATCACAAAATAGTGccctaataataatatatatagggtaTCTGAGTAAGTGACCAAACGAAAAGTGAAGATAGATTGAGTCaaatcgaaaagaaaaatcctgtaccatttttttttataatacttaataaaaaagttattattaaataagatctATTCAATcagccgatctttagccagacACACGTCAGTGAGCCGTACGTCTGGTAGTAATGCGCAATTGTAACTCCTTTTTTaggcgttatacaaaaaaagtgGTTTAGGATTTTTAACTCAATTTGACCCAATCTACCTCTACCTTTCACTTGGTCACTTATTTATCAGATACCTTGTATAAGCACCAAAAAGTCGTAAGAAGATACGATTAGTTTATATATCAGTTACATATGGCATTTCTTTCTTACATacattgtacataatataataacaattttatttaaagttgagttttttgaatttttgaattggaattataaaatgttatatatatatatatatatatatatatatatatatatatatataaatattatcttttaattatttaaaaaaaacaaaataaaatgtttataataaattacttgtaAACCTTATAATGTGCAAAAATGTGAAAAGGATTACGCGCGCATGTTTTGCGTGTATGACAAATATAGactagattatatataaagaaaatgttatgtttattctacaaatatcttcttatatattattttactatttttttttctttctcgtttatGTAAAGAACTCGGAGAAATATTAATGGAAATACGACAAAGTTATTATTGGATAtaacaatattgtataaagtTATGGCCAGtagaagtaatataatttctctaaaactatgtatctttttacatgtgatataaaatataaggacGATatcaactatattattttatgtatttgcaTTGTTTACACTTGTGTTTTTTAGtgaaatagtaattttaatcaatgtcTGTATAAGTTGAAACTTTTTTAGTTTTGTTAGCAAAATGTAAGTATCGATATTAAGTTGCAACTCTATTactgtaatatattacaaacgtTCATTGTTATTATCTCTCTATGaaggtatttttattaaactgagataatatataatatacaaggtttgtacatataatagatattctctagatttttttactgTACTTAGCTTatgtaattgattaatatatttaatttatgtttatgataCAAATAGTTGAATGCATCAATATAagtgattatatttttgccaTTGAGAATGGTAAACTTATGTACGAAGACCAATTAAAGTACATAAATCCACATAATTGCTTAGCGAAAcgatcatataattaatttgtaatgaaataaactaattaaataaactcaaAAAGCAATCTGAGAGAATAGTTTGCAAAACTTCTTGTGAACGATTCTTGTAAAATTCGTTAATAAAACCAATTACCGCGtaatgtgataaataaaaaaattgtatattcaaagagataaaaggggaaaatttttgtatcttatCCGCATGTTTCTAGATTTCCTTCATTTTACAATGAGCAGGTATACGTGTTATTTctagaaatgaaattttaatttaacttctaaaaaatttaaaatctattttttcgtttttaaatacatttttaaatacatttcatGAAACATATAGTATCCGttagtaatattttgcaataaatttttatattttttcagacacgaatatatgtacataaagattacagcaaatataaaattgcatttttctatttgtgttataaatgcaatatgtTATTGTGctgataatgtttttttatttttttatgtacgttatatatttctttagattACCTTTGATAAATCTTCAAGTTTTCTCGCTGGAAGAAGAGGTTTTAAATATTGCTGttgatttttcatattgctTAAACCCATTCTACTGATAGTATCTTTGTATTCTGAACAGCCTGCAAATGGCATATCCCAGAAGGAGCAAATTTCTGAAACTGTGATTCATTcagttagaaataataaataacataaaacaaGGAACTTTTCGCCGCtcgaaatttttacataaattttgcttatgtatactcattatataatattttttatacgtttaattattgtaactaCCTTTTTCTATCGTCTTGGCGGGTTGAGTCGTCGAGCTGTCCATAGCAGAATATCTAAATCTAATCGGATCTCTATAAGCATCTTTTAAATCGATGCTTATCGGCGTAATCGGTGCATCCAGCGCTGCCAATAATGGCCTGTATTCCGTAATGGGCAGACCTAATAagatgagatttttttattagacttATTCCAATACAATTTTTGAGTATTAAGCCAATTCACCTCTCTTTTTGTAATCCGTTTTGTAAATGCTCTTCATCGCTTCGTCCATATCGCGAGTATCTAACATCGATGACGTGAGCTGTACCATTTCATGATCGACTTTTACTAGCTCGTCACGAAGCCGACGTTCTTTATTGGCCAACTGCTTGTacctttaaagaaaaataaaaaccactttaaaacgagaaatatttttatatttgaactaagattatcataaatatatcttaatggaaaaattggaatttaccttgcttttttattttctaaactgTGAACGTCACATCTACAATCTTCCGGATCGGGTCTGGGAAGATACAATTGATCCATCGGGGGTGGCGGTGGTCCAAGAGATTTTGCATTGGACCAACTGAAATCTTGTTTCGTTGTGCTAAGAAAAATTTCTGGCGCATTCGACATTTTGCATTAGAGTTCGATTTTGCGGAGATTTccttaagaattaaattgcaaGGCCTTTACACCGGGAATTTTTGGAGTGGAAAACAAGATTAGGCGAGACAAGGAAGGGGTAAATCCATGTGAGTAAAGTGTTAGCGGCACttcgcgaaatattaaatttcgatgTTTTTCAGAATAGCCAGATGACGCATTCTTTCATCAACACGATCAAGATCGTTCTGTAGAGTGCATAATgcaatattgcatttaataaatgcaattataacgTGGGTAAGGGACAACTCGGCTGTTTTTCGttcattttatacaaaaccGCGTGAATTTCAATTATCTCTCTCGTTGTATGAAATTTagttctttcaattttaattccttTGGATCGGCCAGTTGGGTAATCTCGatcaatttgattattttagtgggtacatatatatttctatataaataattacgtattaaattttgattacagAATCGAAATACACGATGACAGATATGATCTGAAGtagtcgatatttttttacaaataaaatttgaatgtcAAAATGCAAATTCTTCCCTCTTTTCTActcttttctacaattttagcTCTCGTTTTAttcctttaataattattttatatatattttttttttttaatacgcaaaatgttttttgtgCATTTGAGAGATAGacgaattattaatactaaaCATTTAGCTTTTTACATCGTTTTATTCAGATTagcaattaattgcaattttttttttaatctgattCACAACGCTGATACTGCAATGGGAAAGTTTGCTTCTTCGCGTGGTGTAATTTAACTCGCATAATAGCTTGACCGATTTTGTTAATGTTGTCTTGGTATTCGGTTCTCCAGGCTGGCAATGGCGCGTGTGGTTTGCTGCTAATCTCGCATCTCTTCCCGCGGTACGATGCATTCTTTCGCTTATAATCATTCCTTGTTTCATTTACCCTCGAAGAAGAGGGATGACAATACGGCGGGCAATCAGTTTctatcgttatttttattggcATACGATATTGCATTTGTTGATCGTCCGTGTGTACAATCGCACGTCCTAGGTCACGTTGTGTCATACGTGCAgttgctaaaaaaaatgtgaactTGTCTActtcaagtaaaaaaaaaaccacaaTACGCAATATCGATAAACGTGCATAATtgcgtaatatttttcagatatttttgtcaCGCTCACCGGGATCACTATAATGCGCTTGATACGTCGTTTTGAAACGGTCAGCATCCGTTCGCGCTCTTTTTTCGTCTGAACACATCTCTAACAGTTCTTCTAAATCGGGACATTCTTCCTCGAgctttagaaattaaattcggaatttaatcgaattattttttgtaactatattctatatactttatatactatttttttaaatataataaattatattacacataaaattCTGAGAACATATAATTcagaatatttacttttttcacgCAAATATTGGACGGCTGATCGAGTTGTATTGCGTGCGGAATGGATCTAGTCATAGGACAAATCTTAGGTTTTGACAATTGTTCCGTCTGACAATGAGCCCGATCGAGACTCGCATCCAGGAGCTCTTTAAGCATTCGTGGTGAATCGGTACAAGCGCAAATAAGGTCTTTGTCAACCAACTTTGTTTTGGTTGGCAGTTCAGTTTGACATATATCTAGCACGTGAGGCCAGGTATAGTCTTTCTGATAAATCGAAACAAAGTGATTTTTctgattcattatttaatttctggaTGATAAACGGAAGGGAATGGTATCAAGGTTTTTCTTAGAGGTCTCCCATCGCTGTTACACACTTTCCTGATCCTTGTTCGGCACCATCggcaattaaatcaatttttaatatcaatttttaaattaaaatttaattaaaaattaatataaatataattaaaaaattgccaaTTTTCTCTTACCTGTCAACACGTTACCCACATTTTGCAGCAATAGAgattatttctctctaaatgtccattatatcaattttaaaatgattatctgtttcttattaattgttgccataatttttttaaacgattattttactatttacaTCTTTGTACTGCAAAATTTTGTGTATCCTCGATCCAAATTTTGCTTGGACAGCTTAACCCTGATCGATCgtcaatttgttaaaaaaaatgcttttcaaatttttgcgtctttaatttacgataattaataaaacatataaaaaaaaattttttatcgattatcacgaaaaatataatcaataaaaaatattaagaagaaaaattgttcGTCAAATTTCGATTCTCCTCAATTCGCTATAATCAATGATAAAACGATTTTGATCGTAACAGTTGGCAAGATAAATAAGCTCCGTTCACAGTAAATATTCGGGAGTATTACTGTTCGCATTCATCCatattattacaaacaaaGGTGCAAAGTAGCAATAAAAGATGCATCGCAAACTGGAAATTGTGTTTGGCACGATGCCGGTTCGCAAGAAAACTTATTCATTTTCCAGTCAACCggttgttataattaatataaaccaTAGGtgaatcttaattatttttagctttCAATCTGTCTCCTCTTTCGCATTACGTATTAAAATctctgtttatttatatttataaatgaaaaatctttaCCGTATTATTCGCGCGGTCAGacagatttatatatcaaatatgataattactcCGATAATGGTTGAGCTTGAAAGTCGATTAAAGAACGAGAATCATCCATTTGATCTTCGTCTGTATACGATGTTCTTTCTCATCGGTGTTTGGCATCGGTCCAGAGGCAACAGATAGTTCAATGTAGATCTGACAAGACGACGACGAGCCCGATGCTTTTCGGCAACTGCTGACAAAAGACACATTCGCTTTATTTAGAgattatatatcgattaaaaattcgcAACAGTTCCACTTCCGGAATCGCCTTGGAATTTACCTTGTTTGTCTCGTTCCATTTTTCCATTAGCACTCGACAAAGAGATTCATTTTTACCCTTTTCTTAAACTTTTGCTAATGAGATTTACAAGCAATCTTGTGTCtagttaataacaaaataaattagctAATTAGCTTTGCACGAGTTCTATTCATCTTATCTGTTgttgtatttttcaaattccattttttattatttctagcaaaagatattaaatacccttttttttctcaacagctaataatatatatgagctGTGAACACATGAAAGATTGAGTCatctatatatcattttttatggtaaaacataatttagttttatttgtCTGAGTCATGTAAAGtgacattgtaaaaaaaatgacgtcgtggttttcattttatctttatgataCTGATTATGTTCgtaaatgtaaaacaaaaaatgtagaGAATAAGATAGAAGGTTGATATAGTTTAATGAATACCCTAGTCGAATTTGCAGTTCTTCTATTTTAAcattgtttcaattttataaagtgcCCGAATATTTATCTTGTTATCATCGTAAAATTCAAATCGTCTTCtcgtcattttattataatttttagatctaGAGATTCATTTCTAAACTCGcttgattttctctctctctttcctccgacttaaaattatcttttctttctaaattaaatttttaatcggcTAATCAATGTCTCGACAATGAGCGGACATTTCTGTTGACGCCACGCTTTGATCCTATCCCGCGAGATAGCAAAATGAAagaagcaatttttaaaacgcaTCTAAATCCGAACAGAGTTTCCACCATAAGGTGTCTATTTCGTTTTGGACGGTGTTTCGGATGAAACTAATAGTCGCACATGGTAGCagtaatagtaatagtagtaATAACGAAATATTAAGAGCACTATACTtgcgaaaagagagaaggacaCGAAAGGGGTGGTCCGATTTAACTGGTATAAATCATCTCCGTCTCGCGCCTTCTCTCGTCAACTGGCACACGTTTTCGAAGGAAGGAAAGCTCGGAAACGGGCTGTACCCGATGGTCGCTCTAAAGATATCGCTGCGTCCACGCCGCCAGGAATAGAACCGTGACGTCGTCGCTCAACGTCGACGAAAGAAGTACGACGAAGTCGTCGTCGTGCACACGCACAGCTGGCCTAATAGGATTTATCTACGCGAAGCGCGATAGATCGGCCCTTTGCAACGCATCTCGTCGGCAACTCTATCGTgcttatttttccttttgcaCAGATTACAGGAAGCTCGATTCTTCGTAACCGATGTAAAATCATGGAGCCTACAAAGATAgaatgagataaatatttctcgattaaattttttttttttttaaacaatattttatttgcgcgaGAGATAAAACTGtttttattctgaaaaaaaatctatcttaAATTGCttgaattattgtttttcttgCGTATTTATCGTCGTGTTTCTGGTTTTGAGATAGCCTGTCTAAATCTAGCTTTAATGTTAGACGAATGATCGATAGacataatatacaaagaaCATGAATATGAATTTTCTACATTCATCTCGTTCTAATCTATCTGCCAGGCTAGAACAAAAAGATATTGAGGCTTTCGATCTATTGTCGAGGATGTCTAAGAATGGAATCTTCTGGATGCAGAAATATTTTGCGGCATTGCCTATCGCGAGATAAAGGAACGATCAATTCAACaaagaaaggaaaggaaagcGCGTGAGAGATTTACGACGCGTTGTGTCTGCCCTTTTCCCGCTTTGGTCCAAAAGATTCGCGCGAGGAGACGAGAGGAATTGGAGAAAAGTCAACGTCGCATGTTAAAAATCACCGACACACGTGCTCTTGCGCCGTAAATCTCGGCGCGGAACAAATTATTGTTTCGAGCGAGTTAGCGCGAGATAGTGATCAACTCTGACCAGAAGCCGTTAACGTGATTTATAAGTCACGTTCCTGAGCGTTTCGTCTCTTTTTTCCTCGGTCAACCGCGAGATTCTCGCTTCTCAGAGAGATGAGAAGAGAACgcgaaaagagaggaagaggaaaaatCGTTGACAAAGAAGAGCCGAGCTGTATACAGAGCGTGTATCGCGGACAAGTTAATGGGCCGAATTTAACGGCGCGTTGTATTAGTCGGAGACGAAGTCGTTATTATCTTGAGACATCGTCTAAAACTTCAgcttttgagaaaaaatattctttgcatCCCTGTAGATTTTCCGTAGTTG harbors:
- the LOC126858553 gene encoding UV radiation resistance-associated protein isoform X2, which gives rise to MQGDNKTDVTLFTWAISFTGLMYIGPKLPTNLETILKENSLIFHFQGGYFTPAYCFVTNPNLKRYLYMNINTSEVKSSYTVNKLSSLRSKMQALKQQTESVQALRVRIASGDDFHTPKYPQTTLNRLLQPRRVNREKKMEIMKIRKELEMAKFRAKLLEQERARKMAEVRVLNQLHTNIVEENQDHGSDLMERYRELNKDMERLNEWRQSHMDTRETYLQMSSQLAQRRRQLISELSLIYSIKQDSIGKFRINDVYLPDSEELELSNDTQVAVALGFVAHTTQMIANFLNVPTRYPIIHYGSRSKVIDHITESLPDNDRQFPLFARSKDKLQFHYAVYLLNKNIAQLRWYCGLPTTDLRATLPNLATLINIKPNQMHLDHSKRTFSTSSLDTEGGNGKQNPPLTPPLQKIIFEKCHRSSRSMSQLKNIKSSLGSSLDQGLDKPVQSSTLDNQSKRICKSEESAIDNKALVLAKDRSSNSSNETLNSAILNNIDNITLKDKNNFVEISNKIIIENNIEIMIPTSVSKARNVADSLESSASARDRSSNSISSCEMALSSSQNDVDDNCNDSHARKERTDDNVFSIDDSLRNVKDAVDSVLRNGEHKEYNSKNDVSQNYDTSSSTIMSEQNSIQNSLMETAIYSREGFAKSCLSLDNMCTYEQSEQKQRTNSICSYPEEYIRNAAIQQKHSFDSTEDRSSYPHVEKWPQNNVKTELMVDTKSILNTSKSDCYSYDEVKPCDIQASSEYIDIIRRSSENVCARTEALANKKTSFKVMKPRL
- the LOC126858553 gene encoding UV radiation resistance-associated protein isoform X1 — translated: MELSESRNLIKDLDLTLQPRIAPRCKSWLPLATQQLRLRSLIQIIGHNLKANVNGEVCWFYYTLHKSSMSSPLYTSEAIDNANPRWLSLEVPTLHATGYSTASEIILRIWRRSMQGDNKTDVTLFTWAISFTGLMYIGPKLPTNLETILKENSLIFHFQGGYFTPAYCFVTNPNLKRYLYMNINTSEVKSSYTVNKLSSLRSKMQALKQQTESVQALRVRIASGDDFHTPKYPQTTLNRLLQPRRVNREKKMEIMKIRKELEMAKFRAKLLEQERARKMAEVRVLNQLHTNIVEENQDHGSDLMERYRELNKDMERLNEWRQSHMDTRETYLQMSSQLAQRRRQLISELSLIYSIKQDSIGKFRINDVYLPDSEELELSNDTQVAVALGFVAHTTQMIANFLNVPTRYPIIHYGSRSKVIDHITESLPDNDRQFPLFARSKDKLQFHYAVYLLNKNIAQLRWYCGLPTTDLRATLPNLATLINIKPNQMHLDHSKRTFSTSSLDTEGGNGKQNPPLTPPLQKIIFEKCHRSSRSMSQLKNIKSSLGSSLDQGLDKPVQSSTLDNQSKRICKSEESAIDNKALVLAKDRSSNSSNETLNSAILNNIDNITLKDKNNFVEISNKIIIENNIEIMIPTSVSKARNVADSLESSASARDRSSNSISSCEMALSSSQNDVDDNCNDSHARKERTDDNVFSIDDSLRNVKDAVDSVLRNGEHKEYNSKNDVSQNYDTSSSTIMSEQNSIQNSLMETAIYSREGFAKSCLSLDNMCTYEQSEQKQRTNSICSYPEEYIRNAAIQQKHSFDSTEDRSSYPHVEKWPQNNVKTELMVDTKSILNTSKSDCYSYDEVKPCDIQASSEYIDIIRRSSENVCARTEALANKKTSFKVMKPRL
- the LOC126858556 gene encoding uncharacterized protein LOC126858556 isoform X2, giving the protein MSNAPEIFLSTTKQDFSWSNAKSLGPPPPPMDQLYLPRPDPEDCRCDVHSLENKKARYKQLANKERRLRDELVKVDHEMVQLTSSMLDTRDMDEAMKSIYKTDYKKRGLPITEYRPLLAALDAPITPISIDLKDAYRDPIRFRYSAMDSSTTQPAKTIEKVSEICSFWDMPFAGCSEYKDTISRMGLSNMKNQQQYLKPLLPARKLEDLSKK
- the LOC126858556 gene encoding uncharacterized protein LOC126858556 isoform X1 is translated as MSNAPEIFLSTTKQDFSWSNAKSLGPPPPPMDQLYLPRPDPEDCRCDVHSLENKKARYKQLANKERRLRDELVKVDHEMVQLTSSMLDTRDMDEAMKSIYKTDYKKRGLPITEYRPLLAALDAPITPISIDLKDAYRDPIRFRYSAMDSSTTQPAKTIEKVSEICSFWDMPFAGCSEYKDTISRMGLSNMKNQQQYLKPLLPARKLEDLSKVI
- the LOC126858554 gene encoding uncharacterized protein LOC126858554, with the translated sequence MNQKNHFVSIYQKDYTWPHVLDICQTELPTKTKLVDKDLICACTDSPRMLKELLDASLDRAHCQTEQLSKPKICPMTRSIPHAIQLDQPSNICVKKLEEECPDLEELLEMCSDEKRARTDADRFKTTYQAHYSDPATARMTQRDLGRAIVHTDDQQMQYRMPIKITIETDCPPYCHPSSSRVNETRNDYKRKNASYRGKRCEISSKPHAPLPAWRTEYQDNINKIGQAIMRVKLHHAKKQTFPLQYQRCESD